TATCTTAGGCACCATGAAACCTTTACTTCCCGTTATTGTACTTAGTATGCTCTTGATGTATACCGGAAAAGCCCAGGAAAAGAAAACCGGTCCCATAATTAAGGACTATGGAAAGGTGTGGCCCATTACATCCCCAGATTATAAAATTGAAGCGGATGCCGAATTCAAGGTGGTATTTGATATCATGGACAGTCCAGAAGATACCTCTAAACGCAACGGAAGTATTGAAACGGCCGCCCGTTTTTTGAATATGCATGCCCAAAGTGGTATGTCTCCCGAAAACATGAAAGTTGCCCTGGTAGTACACAATAAGGCTTCCAAGGATATCATCACCAACCAAGCCTATCAAAAACGTTTTGGGGTGGACAATCCCAATGCCGAAATGGTGCAGCAATTGCTGGATGCCGGGGTCGAATTTATTTTTTGTGGACAATCATCACTATCCCGAAATTTTCCGAGACAGGAAACCATGGAAGGCGTGCAACTTTCCCTCTCGGCAATGACAGCCCTAATACAGTTACAAAACCATGGGTATCGCCTGATAAAATTTTAAACACTTGATTATGAAAATTAAAACTACCGTACTGTTATCCTTCTTTTCATTAATGGCATTCGCGCAGGGACCAAATCTTGAAGACGATTATAAGGCCGTTGAACCCAAAGTAATCGAATGGCGGCATGACATCCATCAAAATCCGGAACTGGGGAACAGGGAATTCAGGACTGCGGAAAAAATTGCCAATCATTTGAGGTCCCTGGGGATTGAACTCACCACAGGGGTAGCACATACCGGGGTCGTTGGGGTCCTAAAAGGGAACAAACCCGGTAAGGTGGTGGGCCTGCGTGCCGATATTGATGCACTTCCCGTAACCGAACGCAATGACCTGCCCTTTAAATCTACGGTCACTTCAGAATTTTTAGGGGAAAAAGTAGGTGTAATGCACGCCTGCGGACATGATACCCATACCGCCATCCTTATGGGTGTTGCCGAAGTATTATCCAAGAATAAGAACCAAATCAATGGGACGGTAAAATTCATTTTTCAACCTGCAGAAGAAGGGCCACCTCCCGGGGAAGAAGGTGGAGCCTTATTGATGGTAAAGGAAGGAGTACTAAAAAATCCTGATGTGGATGCCATATTTGGATTGCACATTAACTCCCAAACACCGGTTGGAACCATTCGATATAAAGCAGGGGGCACCATGGCCGCCGCACAGAGTTTTACCATAACGGTAAAGGGGAAGCAAAGTCATGGTTCACAACCCTGGTCTGGTGTTGACCCCATTTTGATAAGTGCAAAAATTATAGATGGGTTACAGACCATTATAAGTCGGGAGGCCAATTTGACCAATGAAGCTGCGGTCATTACCGTAGGTAAAATTAAAAGCGGGGTCCGGTTCAATATCATTCCGGAATCGGCTGAAATGATCGGTACCATACGAACTTTGGATTATGACATGAAAGATCACATCAACAAGCGGATGAAGGAGATGGTGTCCACTATCGCCAAGGCATATGGTGGAGAGGCCACTTGTGAAATCAAGGATGCTACGGATATAACGTTCAACGACCCGGATTTAGTGGCCCAGATGTTACCCACTTTACAGCGCGTGGCTGGTAAGGAAAATGTGGTGAACGGCAAAGCTGTTACTGGAGCGGAGGATTTCTCCTATTTTCAACGGGAAGTCCCCGGGTTTTACTTTTTTCTGGGCGGAATGACCCCAGGGAATACCACACCCTATCCGCACCATACCCCGGATTTTAAAATTGACGATGCCGGGATGCAATTAGGAGTAAAAGCCATGACCGAGCTTACCCTGGATTATTTGAATGCAGGGAAATAATATTGTTGTGTTGGACAAAATCAATAGGCAGCATATGGACGTCCCTACCAATTTACAATGAAAGATATTCAAGTAAAGGTAGATGATGACTATCTTAGCAGCGATTTAATGTCCGTTTACGGTTACGAAAAAACATGGGTACCGTTTAAATCCACAAAGGATTTGTTGAACTGTCCCCACCTAGACGGTAAAACCAAAGCTTATGCATAAAAAAATTACGCTAGTCCTTTTATTGTTTGCCGGAACAGTGTTTACAGTGGAAGCACAAAAGAAAAAGGACCTATTGGATGAAATTGCAATGCTCAAGGACAGCATTACAAATCTGAACGATTCCATTTCCAAAGCCAGTAGGCAGGTCAATGTAAGTGTATCCAAGGCAGCACTTTTTGAAAAAGA
The sequence above is a segment of the Muricauda sp. SCSIO 64092 genome. Coding sequences within it:
- a CDS encoding DsrE family protein; its protein translation is MKPLLPVIVLSMLLMYTGKAQEKKTGPIIKDYGKVWPITSPDYKIEADAEFKVVFDIMDSPEDTSKRNGSIETAARFLNMHAQSGMSPENMKVALVVHNKASKDIITNQAYQKRFGVDNPNAEMVQQLLDAGVEFIFCGQSSLSRNFPRQETMEGVQLSLSAMTALIQLQNHGYRLIKF
- a CDS encoding amidohydrolase — translated: MAFAQGPNLEDDYKAVEPKVIEWRHDIHQNPELGNREFRTAEKIANHLRSLGIELTTGVAHTGVVGVLKGNKPGKVVGLRADIDALPVTERNDLPFKSTVTSEFLGEKVGVMHACGHDTHTAILMGVAEVLSKNKNQINGTVKFIFQPAEEGPPPGEEGGALLMVKEGVLKNPDVDAIFGLHINSQTPVGTIRYKAGGTMAAAQSFTITVKGKQSHGSQPWSGVDPILISAKIIDGLQTIISREANLTNEAAVITVGKIKSGVRFNIIPESAEMIGTIRTLDYDMKDHINKRMKEMVSTIAKAYGGEATCEIKDATDITFNDPDLVAQMLPTLQRVAGKENVVNGKAVTGAEDFSYFQREVPGFYFFLGGMTPGNTTPYPHHTPDFKIDDAGMQLGVKAMTELTLDYLNAGK